One genomic region from Candidatus Nitrosopumilus koreensis AR1 encodes:
- a CDS encoding J domain-containing protein has translation MVESNYDILGIVEGTSDKEIRDAFRRLALQYHSDRGGENEQFIKIKQAYEDLKIGKKYPETDIEKIKNSRVYSDESEADVKRKNQILGQQLSKEMKTAEEWAAALNRANSTASRLFGSKTLGEIELERKANGALSIKGNFMAGSLTYDGPITMQGSITSPSWTKEFQTNIHLTKGDFKFVDPVENKYKIENGAKIIVDNGNVVVGNIFGRKFRVEDPDGKVGVYKILEHRTQVSAPNGKIIAENVVNTVSLDADTVIVLNVEDDVTISAREVLFYGGKFTYDSVIKLKEGGSIRFFENFSIQGLSGDAKIELENGKKIRLFDLKTKKIKDLSDEFVPNKANYANDATMVGHGFTITYDMLNNLSKKPTKKQKSGWASKFGFSRN, from the coding sequence ATGGTTGAAAGTAATTATGATATTTTAGGAATTGTCGAAGGAACTAGTGATAAAGAAATTCGTGATGCATTCAGAAGACTAGCCTTACAGTATCATTCTGATCGTGGTGGAGAAAATGAACAATTCATAAAAATTAAACAAGCATATGAGGATCTAAAAATTGGCAAAAAATATCCTGAAACAGATATTGAAAAAATAAAAAACTCAAGAGTATATTCTGATGAATCTGAAGCAGATGTAAAAAGAAAAAATCAGATTCTGGGACAACAGTTGTCTAAAGAAATGAAAACAGCTGAAGAGTGGGCAGCAGCATTAAATCGAGCAAATTCAACTGCCTCAAGATTATTTGGTTCAAAAACTCTTGGTGAAATTGAATTGGAAAGAAAAGCCAATGGTGCTTTATCTATTAAAGGAAATTTTATGGCTGGAAGTTTAACTTATGATGGCCCAATTACTATGCAGGGAAGTATTACCAGTCCATCTTGGACTAAAGAATTTCAAACAAATATTCATCTAACAAAAGGAGACTTCAAATTTGTTGATCCTGTGGAAAATAAATACAAAATTGAAAATGGTGCTAAAATTATTGTAGATAATGGAAACGTTGTAGTAGGAAATATTTTTGGCAGAAAATTTAGAGTTGAAGATCCTGATGGAAAGGTTGGCGTCTATAAAATACTGGAACACAGAACTCAAGTTTCGGCTCCAAATGGTAAGATTATTGCTGAAAATGTAGTAAACACCGTGTCTTTAGACGCTGACACAGTTATTGTTCTAAATGTAGAAGATGATGTAACAATCTCTGCACGTGAGGTCTTGTTTTATGGAGGAAAATTTACGTATGATTCTGTTATCAAACTAAAAGAAGGAGGCTCAATTAGATTTTTTGAAAATTTCTCAATTCAAGGATTGAGTGGTGATGCAAAAATTGAATTAGAAAACGGTAAGAAAATTAGATTATTTGATCTCAAAACAAAGAAAATCAAAGATTTATCTGATGAATTTGTTCCTAACAAGGCAAACTATGCAAATGATGCAACCATGGTAGGACATGGATTTACAATTACATATGACATGCTCAACAATCTATCAAAAAAACCCACAAAAAAACAAAAATCAGGTTGGGCATCAAAGTTTGGTTTTTCTAGAAATTAA
- a CDS encoding universal stress protein: MAKFSKILVPLDGSANANRGLDRAIEIAKGSGAEITGFYVFHLPLTAGIKYTQKMKDDAQKKAVKAIGPAMKKAQNAGAKFKYQTGGGHTGSEIVKYAQKGKFDMIVIGARGVGGAKEAFLGSTSNYVMHKTKIPVLVVK, encoded by the coding sequence ATGGCAAAGTTTTCAAAAATTCTTGTCCCTCTTGATGGTTCTGCAAATGCCAATCGTGGTTTGGATAGAGCAATCGAGATTGCGAAAGGCAGTGGTGCTGAAATTACTGGATTCTATGTATTTCATTTGCCTCTGACAGCAGGAATAAAGTATACACAAAAAATGAAAGATGATGCACAAAAAAAAGCCGTAAAAGCTATTGGTCCTGCAATGAAGAAAGCACAAAATGCTGGTGCTAAATTCAAATATCAAACAGGCGGTGGTCACACTGGTTCTGAAATTGTCAAATACGCTCAAAAGGGCAAATTTGACATGATTGTAATTGGTGCAAGAGGTGTGGGTGGTGCAAAAGAAGCATTTCTTGGAAGCACATCAAATTATGTAATGCACAAAACCAAGATACCTGTATTAGTTGTCAAATAG
- a CDS encoding CBS domain-containing protein, with protein sequence MIITEISNKPISIIKNSTISDAIKMLLNTKISRLIVNDGGKHIGIITEKDIGLFLFSETTKRGLEEIPITDIMNPIEFVKQDITPEDAAKIMIERKVSSLAIGEKQEVKAIITKSDLVRYFAEKPSEKSKVVDFMTHDYEYTHTAAPLYKVVRKMLEKKISRIIVKNQQEEPVGVISFRDLFRISIELGSEDDFSGTNFDNVRRGFLSTEGFGDISLARDVMSKGLITIKFNEDLVEACNVLLENNVSGLVVLDGNNSIAGIISKSDVAKALSS encoded by the coding sequence ATGATAATTACTGAAATTTCAAACAAGCCAATCTCTATTATCAAAAATTCTACAATTTCAGATGCAATCAAAATGTTACTAAATACAAAGATCAGCAGATTAATTGTAAATGATGGTGGAAAACATATTGGCATAATTACTGAAAAAGACATAGGGCTGTTTTTGTTTTCAGAAACAACAAAGAGAGGGTTGGAAGAAATTCCCATTACAGACATTATGAATCCAATTGAATTTGTTAAACAAGATATTACACCAGAAGATGCTGCAAAGATAATGATTGAGAGAAAAGTTAGCTCATTAGCTATAGGTGAAAAGCAAGAAGTTAAAGCAATAATTACTAAAAGTGATCTTGTGAGATATTTTGCTGAAAAACCATCAGAAAAAAGTAAAGTTGTAGATTTTATGACTCATGATTATGAATATACACATACTGCTGCACCATTGTATAAAGTTGTAAGAAAAATGTTAGAAAAGAAAATTTCAAGAATTATAGTAAAAAATCAACAAGAAGAACCAGTAGGAGTTATTTCATTTAGAGATTTGTTTAGGATATCAATTGAGCTTGGCAGTGAAGATGATTTTTCGGGCACAAATTTTGACAATGTTAGACGTGGATTTCTCTCTACAGAAGGATTTGGGGATATTTCATTAGCTAGAGATGTAATGAGTAAGGGGCTAATCACTATCAAATTCAATGAAGATTTAGTAGAAGCATGTAATGTGTTATTAGAGAATAATGTAAGCGGTCTAGTTGTTCTTGATGGGAATAATAGTATTGCAGGGATAATTAGTAAAAGTGATGTAGCAAAGGCACTGTCATCATAA
- a CDS encoding VIT1/CCC1 transporter family protein: protein MKWHFDDFVYGSIDGAVTTFAIVAGVVGAGLSPGIILILGFANLFADGFSMAAANYQASKAKNEFIQMKRKQEEWEIDNLAEQERDEIRDIYKEKGFKDELLEEVVRIITSRRKVWVDTMMKEELGLIEDEKNPLDSSFSTFIGFNLIGLIPLIPFMIFIMIGVEPNSEAFSYSIIAVSVAFLLVGMIKGKIVKKSKIRSGINTLIIGGVAAFVAYFVGYGLNFLVN, encoded by the coding sequence ATGAAATGGCATTTTGATGATTTTGTTTATGGCTCTATTGATGGAGCAGTAACAACTTTTGCAATTGTTGCAGGAGTTGTAGGAGCTGGTTTATCACCTGGAATTATTTTGATTTTAGGATTTGCAAATCTTTTTGCAGACGGATTTTCAATGGCAGCTGCAAATTATCAGGCATCAAAAGCCAAAAATGAGTTTATCCAAATGAAACGAAAACAAGAAGAATGGGAAATTGACAATTTAGCAGAACAAGAAAGAGATGAAATCAGAGATATTTACAAGGAAAAAGGATTCAAAGATGAATTATTAGAAGAAGTTGTTAGGATCATTACATCCAGAAGAAAAGTTTGGGTGGATACTATGATGAAAGAAGAATTAGGATTAATTGAAGATGAAAAAAATCCTTTAGATAGTTCTTTTAGTACTTTTATTGGATTTAATCTAATTGGCTTAATTCCATTAATACCATTTATGATCTTCATAATGATTGGAGTTGAACCAAATTCGGAGGCATTTAGTTATTCTATAATTGCAGTAAGTGTAGCATTCCTTCTTGTAGGTATGATCAAAGGAAAAATTGTAAAAAAATCAAAAATTCGTTCAGGAATAAATACACTAATCATAGGAGGAGTAGCAGCATTTGTTGCATATTTTGTAGGATATGGATTAAATTTTCTAGTAAATTAG
- a CDS encoding APC family permease: MSELKRHMGLFHLIMYGVGLILGAGIYVLIGEAAGFAGNSMWISFLLGAIVAIFAGLSYAELSALYPKAAAEYTFVKNAFKNNFFGFIIGWLTAITSIIVAATVSLGFGGYLTQFVDLPITIGAIFLIIVLSIVNFIGIKESAWANTIFALITAAGLILIIVIGFSAEPVEPIDYLEAPNGITGIILAFVLIFFAFIGFEDMANVAEEVRRPHKTIPRAIIISIVITGIIYVLVSLSAVRILNWEELALSSAPLADVAHSVLGTNGSITLSLIALFATASTVLITLVAGARILYGMAKSNSLPQFLARVHPKTNTPWIAVVGILIASIGFAFVGDIVIIANIVVFAVVITFAAINLAVIVLRYTEPVLERPFRVPVNIGKFPILPLFGFGTTIYMALQFDIQVVFVGLGIMGIGVVLYLVLKRRNYFVESNSF, from the coding sequence ATGTCTGAACTAAAGCGACACATGGGACTTTTTCATCTCATCATGTATGGTGTTGGATTAATTCTTGGTGCAGGAATTTATGTATTAATTGGTGAAGCTGCAGGATTTGCTGGAAATTCAATGTGGATTTCTTTTTTGTTAGGTGCAATAGTTGCAATTTTTGCAGGGTTAAGTTATGCAGAGTTATCTGCACTATATCCAAAAGCTGCTGCAGAATACACATTTGTAAAAAATGCATTCAAGAATAATTTCTTTGGTTTTATTATAGGATGGTTAACAGCAATTACATCGATTATAGTTGCTGCAACTGTTTCATTAGGATTTGGAGGTTATCTTACTCAGTTTGTTGATTTACCAATTACGATTGGAGCAATATTTTTGATTATAGTTTTATCGATTGTAAATTTTATTGGGATAAAAGAATCTGCATGGGCAAATACTATTTTCGCATTAATCACTGCAGCAGGCTTAATTCTAATTATTGTTATTGGTTTTAGTGCAGAACCAGTTGAACCAATAGACTATTTAGAAGCACCAAATGGAATTACTGGGATAATTCTAGCATTTGTTTTGATTTTCTTTGCATTTATCGGATTTGAGGATATGGCAAATGTTGCTGAAGAAGTTAGAAGACCTCACAAAACAATTCCAAGAGCAATAATAATATCAATAGTCATCACGGGTATAATTTACGTTCTAGTTTCATTATCAGCAGTAAGAATTCTAAATTGGGAAGAATTGGCATTATCCTCTGCGCCATTGGCAGATGTAGCACATTCAGTTTTGGGTACAAATGGCAGTATTACCTTGTCATTAATTGCGCTATTTGCAACTGCAAGTACTGTTCTGATAACATTGGTTGCTGGTGCAAGAATTCTGTATGGAATGGCAAAAAGCAATTCATTGCCTCAATTTTTAGCCAGAGTTCATCCTAAGACAAATACACCATGGATTGCAGTTGTTGGAATTTTGATAGCATCAATTGGATTTGCCTTTGTTGGAGACATTGTAATTATAGCAAATATTGTAGTTTTTGCAGTAGTTATCACATTTGCAGCAATTAATTTGGCAGTAATTGTCTTGCGATATACAGAACCAGTATTGGAAAGACCATTTAGAGTCCCAGTCAATATTGGAAAATTTCCAATTTTACCATTGTTTGGATTCGGAACAACTATCTATATGGCATTACAATTTGATATTCAAGTTGTTTTTGTAGGGCTAGGCATTATGGGAATTGGAGTAGTTTTGTATTTGGTTTTAAAAAGAAGAAATTATTTTGTAGAGTCTAATTCTTTTTAG
- the glnA gene encoding type I glutamate--ammonia ligase, with product MNAEQVLQTIKAEKISFLDFWFVDIFGELHNVGMPSYAIDENSFVNGLEKLDASSIVGFKAVNHSDMILMPDPTSFKILPPDYDPGNRRNARIFCDLYDGSTDESSRYNRDSRGIAHKATKKLKEFGFTHTNWGPEIEFFVFDTINVYPSPYAATQSYGGSGYSIESKESPWAKGNVSTAINLKEGYYPSQPKDTLEGFRKDVCDDLYNFFGIRIEAEHHEVATSGQCEINLEYDEMIQMADHVIGVKNLVKVKAKRKNKVATFMPKPIFGDNASAMHTHQSLWNDKSNVMYDKDDEQAQMSQTGRYYIGGILSHASALCAISNPTTNSYKRLVPGFEAPVNVCWGLGNRSAAIRVPMYNRNQEKSKRIEYRVPDPTANIYLLEAALLLAGLDGIKNKIDPGDPIEENIYKLSSEKKREYKIGSLPVSLKGALDSLSSDSKFLEEVFTKDFLDVYSELKYKEYVAFAQTPTAWEVSMYADA from the coding sequence TTGAACGCAGAACAAGTGCTCCAAACCATAAAAGCTGAAAAAATATCATTTCTCGATTTTTGGTTTGTAGATATTTTTGGTGAATTGCATAACGTTGGTATGCCAAGCTATGCAATTGATGAAAATAGTTTTGTAAATGGTCTTGAAAAATTGGATGCAAGCTCAATTGTTGGATTCAAAGCTGTAAATCATTCTGATATGATTTTAATGCCAGATCCAACTTCATTTAAAATTCTTCCACCTGATTATGATCCTGGTAATAGGAGAAATGCTCGAATTTTCTGTGATTTGTATGATGGGAGTACTGATGAAAGTTCAAGATACAACAGAGATTCAAGAGGAATTGCACATAAAGCAACAAAGAAACTCAAAGAATTCGGATTCACTCATACAAATTGGGGACCTGAAATAGAATTTTTTGTTTTTGACACTATCAATGTTTATCCATCTCCATACGCTGCAACTCAATCATATGGTGGTTCAGGTTACTCTATTGAATCTAAAGAATCACCTTGGGCTAAAGGAAATGTTAGTACTGCAATTAATCTGAAAGAAGGATATTATCCATCTCAACCTAAGGATACTCTTGAGGGGTTTAGAAAGGATGTATGTGATGACTTGTATAATTTCTTTGGAATTAGAATAGAAGCAGAACATCATGAAGTTGCAACTTCTGGTCAATGTGAAATTAATCTTGAATATGATGAAATGATCCAGATGGCTGATCATGTAATTGGAGTGAAAAATTTAGTTAAAGTCAAAGCTAAACGAAAAAACAAAGTTGCAACATTTATGCCAAAACCAATTTTTGGTGATAATGCTTCAGCAATGCATACTCACCAAAGTTTATGGAATGATAAATCAAATGTAATGTATGATAAAGATGATGAACAAGCACAAATGAGTCAGACTGGACGATATTACATTGGAGGAATTTTGAGCCATGCCTCAGCGTTATGTGCAATTTCAAATCCTACAACAAATTCTTACAAACGTTTGGTTCCTGGATTTGAGGCACCAGTCAATGTTTGCTGGGGATTGGGAAACAGATCAGCTGCAATAAGAGTTCCAATGTATAATAGAAATCAAGAAAAAAGCAAGAGGATTGAATATAGAGTCCCTGATCCTACTGCAAACATCTATCTCTTAGAAGCTGCATTATTACTTGCGGGTTTAGACGGAATTAAAAATAAAATTGATCCTGGAGATCCAATTGAAGAAAATATTTACAAACTTTCTTCAGAAAAGAAAAGGGAATATAAAATTGGTTCATTACCTGTATCGCTAAAAGGTGCCCTTGATTCCTTATCCTCTGATTCAAAATTCCTTGAAGAAGTGTTCACAAAAGACTTTCTTGATGTGTATTCTGAATTAAAATACAAAGAATATGTTGCGTTTGCTCAAACCCCAACAGCATGGGAAGTTTCAATGTATGCTGATGCATAA
- a CDS encoding KamA family radical SAM protein — protein MTYQESVWDDSPSLKSYTLSNFRDLPQIQNLSEEKQFEMEVVGNVLPFKANNYVVEQLINWDNIPTDPMYVLTFPQKGMLKPEHYSKMENTLKNTSDKKEIANVANEIRLQLNPHPAGQMELNVPTLNDGTKLYGMQHKYKETCLFFPSQSQTCHAYCSFCFRWPQFVGMDEMKFAMQEGEQLVQYVSEHPEISDVLFTGGDPMIMKAKMFSKYVDALIEAKLPNLKTIRIGTKALSYWPYKFLTDSDSQEMLDVFRKITDNGLHLAFMAHFNHLNELSTDAVKSAIKEVRQTGAQIRTQSPLLAHINDDAEMWSKMWTKQVQLGCIPYYMFVVRDTGAQHYFGVPLVKAYQTFGQAYSTVSGLARTVRGPSMSATPGKVQVVGTTEFNGQKLLVLRFLQGRNPDWVKKPFFAKYDENAIWLDDLKPAFGDKFFFEDELNAIKASKSS, from the coding sequence GTGACCTATCAAGAATCAGTTTGGGATGATTCTCCTTCACTCAAATCATACACATTATCAAATTTTCGTGATCTTCCACAAATTCAGAATCTTTCTGAAGAAAAACAGTTTGAGATGGAAGTTGTAGGAAATGTTTTGCCATTTAAGGCAAATAACTATGTGGTTGAACAATTGATCAATTGGGATAACATACCAACCGATCCGATGTATGTTTTGACATTTCCTCAAAAAGGAATGCTAAAGCCTGAACATTACTCAAAAATGGAAAATACTCTAAAAAATACTTCTGATAAAAAAGAGATAGCAAATGTTGCAAATGAAATTCGTTTACAACTTAATCCTCATCCAGCAGGACAAATGGAGCTAAATGTCCCAACTTTGAATGATGGAACAAAATTGTATGGCATGCAACACAAATACAAGGAAACTTGTCTGTTTTTTCCAAGTCAAAGTCAGACTTGTCATGCATATTGTAGTTTTTGTTTTAGATGGCCTCAATTTGTTGGTATGGATGAAATGAAATTTGCAATGCAAGAAGGAGAACAACTTGTTCAATATGTTTCAGAACATCCTGAAATTTCAGATGTTCTCTTTACCGGTGGTGATCCAATGATAATGAAAGCAAAAATGTTCTCCAAATATGTTGATGCTTTAATTGAAGCGAAACTGCCTAATCTTAAAACAATTAGAATTGGAACAAAAGCACTTTCTTATTGGCCATACAAGTTTTTGACTGATTCAGATTCACAAGAAATGTTGGATGTTTTTAGAAAGATCACTGATAATGGATTACATCTTGCATTTATGGCTCACTTTAACCATCTAAACGAGCTATCAACTGATGCCGTAAAGTCTGCAATCAAAGAAGTAAGGCAAACAGGCGCTCAAATTAGAACTCAATCGCCACTTTTAGCTCATATCAATGATGATGCAGAAATGTGGTCAAAAATGTGGACAAAACAGGTCCAACTTGGATGTATTCCATATTACATGTTTGTTGTAAGAGATACAGGCGCTCAGCATTATTTTGGAGTTCCTTTGGTTAAAGCATATCAAACCTTTGGCCAAGCATATTCTACTGTTAGTGGGTTGGCAAGAACTGTACGCGGACCTAGTATGTCAGCAACTCCTGGAAAAGTTCAGGTCGTTGGAACTACAGAATTTAACGGCCAGAAATTACTGGTTTTGAGATTTTTGCAGGGACGAAACCCAGATTGGGTCAAAAAACCATTTTTTGCAAAATATGATGAAAATGCGATTTGGTTAGATGATTTAAAGCCTGCATTTGGTGATAAATTCTTCTTTGAAGACGAATTAAATGCAATTAAGGCATCAAAAAGCAGTTAA
- a CDS encoding mechanosensitive ion channel family protein, translating to MAEEDISQISVGEFETVSQLLASSESLQLAFIIMIVGIIGIAIGYRKFSSWVSSQKFYYQRPHVSRFLRRAVLPFFAIALITTINIYTQTGILLEEDFNAVKDGEMAPQKIFAKILNTFNILVIGYTVSHLIPIALTKRDKSILEREDFDAWFEMRGFVDDNGDLFHKLYKWVPPKITPEDIEEDEFKELLKSKEGMQKLEQFRTTKGNPIGGYEKLVEDPFEDWKKSERAKYEKYFQNCVSGNNQSGRKLTPGAKPEEIYPIDVWREEKRTHGYEPIIPSSRPPGYAEKKREGIPKSAKQVLPIGIFAATILGVIAWWGVDLIVLATATGGFSIGLGLALQETMQNYFAYIMIRKDKIVVEGDRVQLETGYNGYVHKITPRVTYIRDALHESIAIIPTRQLVSAQIINYTKENKLVPAIVKVGVSYLNNPRQVASILVKVGKRGMKEIVDGKGRHLVRQNRCPYLDENKPSCGCDRDIHVEVVQPVIRFNDFNDSSLDFSMWLYVRDYGAQFKTKTDLRMIMYEEFKRYDIRIPWPIRTIYQGDEKKEFEEISKGDQDRKRVLDEYGTGDIGRGGGED from the coding sequence TTGGCAGAAGAAGACATTTCACAAATTTCAGTAGGAGAATTTGAGACTGTTTCACAGCTTCTAGCATCTTCAGAATCACTCCAGTTGGCATTTATCATCATGATAGTTGGAATTATTGGAATTGCCATAGGATATAGAAAATTTTCATCTTGGGTAAGTTCACAAAAATTCTATTATCAGAGACCACATGTCTCAAGATTTCTTAGAAGAGCTGTTTTGCCTTTTTTTGCAATTGCTCTAATTACAACCATTAACATCTATACTCAGACAGGTATCTTACTAGAAGAGGATTTTAATGCAGTTAAAGATGGAGAAATGGCTCCTCAAAAAATATTTGCAAAAATTCTCAATACTTTCAACATACTTGTAATAGGATATACTGTTTCACATCTTATTCCAATAGCTCTTACTAAACGTGATAAATCAATTTTAGAGAGAGAAGACTTTGATGCTTGGTTTGAAATGCGTGGGTTTGTTGATGATAATGGTGATCTATTTCACAAGTTGTACAAATGGGTACCTCCAAAAATCACACCTGAAGATATTGAAGAAGATGAATTCAAAGAATTGTTAAAATCCAAAGAAGGAATGCAAAAATTAGAACAGTTCAGAACAACAAAAGGTAATCCCATTGGAGGATATGAAAAATTAGTGGAAGATCCATTTGAAGACTGGAAAAAATCAGAACGGGCAAAATATGAAAAATATTTTCAAAATTGTGTTTCAGGAAACAACCAATCCGGAAGAAAATTAACACCAGGTGCAAAACCAGAGGAAATTTATCCCATTGATGTTTGGCGAGAAGAAAAACGCACACATGGTTATGAACCAATTATTCCAAGTTCTCGTCCTCCAGGATATGCTGAAAAGAAAAGAGAGGGAATTCCAAAGTCTGCAAAACAAGTTCTACCGATAGGGATTTTTGCTGCTACCATTTTGGGAGTTATTGCATGGTGGGGAGTAGATTTGATAGTTCTTGCTACAGCAACTGGTGGTTTCTCAATTGGTTTAGGTTTAGCATTACAAGAAACGATGCAGAATTATTTTGCATATATCATGATTAGAAAAGACAAGATTGTAGTAGAAGGAGACAGAGTACAATTAGAGACAGGGTATAACGGATATGTACACAAAATAACTCCCAGAGTTACATACATTAGAGATGCATTACACGAATCAATTGCAATCATTCCAACAAGACAACTTGTTTCAGCACAGATTATCAATTATACAAAAGAAAACAAACTTGTTCCAGCAATAGTCAAAGTTGGTGTTTCATATCTTAACAACCCTCGTCAGGTTGCATCTATTTTAGTAAAAGTTGGAAAACGAGGTATGAAGGAGATTGTTGATGGTAAAGGAAGACATCTAGTAAGACAGAACAGATGTCCATATCTAGATGAAAATAAACCAAGTTGTGGTTGTGACAGAGATATTCATGTAGAAGTTGTTCAACCAGTAATTAGATTTAATGATTTTAATGATTCCTCACTTGACTTTTCAATGTGGCTGTATGTAAGAGATTACGGTGCACAATTCAAAACAAAAACTGATTTGAGGATGATAATGTATGAAGAGTTTAAGAGATACGACATCAGAATTCCATGGCCAATTAGAACCATCTATCAAGGTGATGAAAAGAAAGAATTTGAAGAAATCAGTAAAGGAGATCAGGATAGAAAAAGAGTGCTGGATGAATATGGTACGGGCGATATTGGACGTGGTGGCGGAGAAGACTAA
- a CDS encoding ribose-phosphate diphosphokinase yields MTKLSVICGKASEDLGKKLARKVKANLVRADVRIFPDGESKITLDGEISKKKSIVIQSTYPPVDTNLIQILSMISKAKETSSEVVTVIPYMGYARQDREFLPGEIVTMKVLAKLFKGAGASEIIAVDIHSLIGLKYFTIKSKNISAIPDLVKFFKKLSLKNPLIVSPDQGGKGRAKEFAKKMGIEYIALEKNRDRKTGKVKIKTKKVDVVGRDLILVDDMISTGGSIINATKFLKKEKCNKIFVACTHALLMNNAEKKIKKSGVTKIVSTNTIPGKTSIVDVSDTIAKAIV; encoded by the coding sequence TTGACAAAACTATCAGTAATTTGTGGAAAAGCTTCTGAAGATTTGGGTAAGAAATTAGCTAGAAAAGTTAAGGCAAATCTGGTAAGAGCAGATGTTAGGATTTTTCCTGATGGAGAAAGTAAGATCACATTAGATGGAGAGATATCAAAAAAAAAGTCAATTGTAATACAATCAACATACCCACCTGTTGATACGAATCTAATACAGATATTATCCATGATTTCAAAAGCTAAAGAAACATCATCTGAGGTAGTTACTGTAATTCCGTATATGGGATATGCAAGGCAAGATAGAGAATTTCTACCAGGCGAGATTGTTACAATGAAAGTTTTAGCAAAATTGTTCAAAGGAGCAGGCGCATCAGAAATAATTGCAGTAGACATTCACAGTTTAATTGGACTCAAATATTTTACAATAAAATCAAAAAATATTTCAGCAATTCCAGATCTTGTCAAGTTTTTTAAGAAATTGAGCCTGAAAAATCCATTAATTGTTTCACCAGATCAAGGTGGAAAAGGAAGGGCAAAAGAGTTTGCAAAAAAAATGGGAATAGAATACATCGCTCTAGAAAAAAACAGAGACAGGAAAACAGGCAAAGTAAAGATTAAAACAAAAAAAGTAGATGTTGTTGGAAGAGATCTAATTTTAGTAGACGATATGATAAGCACTGGTGGTAGCATAATTAATGCAACAAAATTTCTGAAAAAAGAAAAATGCAACAAAATATTTGTTGCATGCACTCATGCTCTTTTGATGAATAATGCTGAAAAGAAAATTAAAAAATCAGGAGTTACAAAAATTGTAAGTACAAATACAATTCCTGGTAAAACATCAATAGTTGATGTATCAGATACAATAGCAAAGGCAATAGTATAA
- a CDS encoding TRM11 family SAM-dependent methyltransferase → MPESFFVLSKDQLKIAVDEIIAISKSFDRFSKVKVISNLVIIQSKTNWYEISKRASFVKTSGQILRKMSGLFLDEEHFEILKNAKTFVCRIINLSSNQFNIPELENSMGDMISKFSNAKVKLENPDITVYLIFTDKENFFGFSKKIEDQKRPKKVITQPHELDWKLTRTMINLIGLKEGETVCDPFCGTGTTLLEAESMGIHAIGLDFDKKMVEITKKNLKENGYKSKIIHADFQEIKNLSDKFDGIVTDFPYGKTSKTSEKPEEIIKKFVAIMPKRKKMAIMYKKELGDNLKLKGSKKYQIYRHKSLTRTILIK, encoded by the coding sequence ATGCCAGAAAGTTTTTTTGTATTATCCAAAGATCAGTTAAAAATTGCAGTGGATGAAATTATTGCTATATCAAAATCTTTTGATAGATTTTCCAAAGTTAAAGTTATTTCAAATTTAGTGATTATTCAATCAAAAACTAATTGGTATGAAATTTCAAAACGAGCATCATTTGTTAAAACATCAGGACAAATATTACGAAAAATGTCAGGATTGTTTCTTGATGAAGAGCATTTTGAAATATTAAAAAATGCAAAAACCTTTGTTTGTAGAATTATTAATCTATCATCAAATCAGTTTAACATACCAGAATTAGAAAATTCTATGGGTGATATGATATCAAAATTTTCTAATGCAAAAGTTAAGCTTGAAAATCCAGACATTACAGTATACCTAATTTTTACAGATAAAGAGAATTTTTTTGGATTCTCCAAAAAAATCGAAGATCAAAAAAGGCCAAAAAAAGTAATAACTCAACCACATGAGTTAGATTGGAAATTAACAAGAACAATGATTAATCTCATTGGATTAAAAGAAGGAGAAACAGTATGTGATCCTTTTTGTGGTACAGGTACAACACTCTTAGAAGCAGAATCAATGGGAATTCATGCAATTGGATTAGATTTTGATAAAAAAATGGTAGAAATTACGAAAAAAAATCTCAAAGAAAATGGCTATAAATCAAAAATAATTCATGCAGATTTTCAAGAGATCAAGAATTTATCTGACAAGTTTGATGGAATTGTTACTGATTTCCCATATGGAAAAACCTCAAAGACATCAGAAAAACCAGAAGAAATCATAAAGAAATTTGTTGCCATAATGCCAAAAAGAAAGAAAATGGCCATAATGTACAAAAAAGAATTGGGAGACAATCTAAAACTAAAAGGATCAAAAAAATATCAAATCTATAGGCATAAAAGCTTGACAAGGACAATTTTGATAAAATGA